The DNA segment TCGAGGATCGTGTTCGTCCAGTACCCGACCGCGTACACCGCGGACTTCTCCGCGGTGGTGCCGACCGAGTCGGCGGAGGCCGTGAACCTCGCCCTGCAGCAGGACCGGCCGATGGGCATCGACCCCGAGGCGACCGACGACGCGTCGTTCGGCACGGTCGACGGTTCGGAACCGGTGCCCGGGACCGAGTCGCCCGATGACGGCGCGGCTGCGACGACCCCGCCGCCGACGGATGCCACGGCGCCGCCCGAGCCCACCGACGTCCCGGTCACGACGCTCCCGCCCGACGTGACGGGCCAGTCGGGCGCGGACGTTCGCTGCACGACCGCCAACGAGGGGTGAGCGGATGCCGCCGTGCAGCGGTGTCCCGGCGGTGGCTCAGCGCTCGCACAGCCAGGGCTGACAGGCTCGCTGGAATGCGCGTCGGATAGAATCGGGCGCGTTCGCGTGAGCGGCGCGCCCCCGGGCGTCGCGCGCATGGAGGGCTGTCCGAGCGGCCGATGGAGCTGGTCTTGAAAACCAGTGGGCAGCAATGCCTCGTGGGTTCGAATCCCACGCCCTCCGCGGGGGCCTGAAGACCGACCAGCAGAGAGGAGATCTCCGGAGTGGAGGCTCACGAGTCGCGCAGCACCGCGCGCCGCGAAGATGAGACCCCGGCGATCGCCCGCCACGGCCGCCTCAGGTCGAACGGGGCATGGTCGACGATCTCGAAGGCGGCGGCATCCGTTCTCGCGGTCGTGCTCGTCTCGGGCACCGCGGTCGCCGCGTACGCCGCACTCGACCTCGCTGCGACGGCGAAGCCGACCATCTCGCTCGGCAACGAGGCGGCGCTCGAGGGGGTCCCCGACGTCGGGGCCATCGAGGGCGGCGTCAACATGCTCATCATCGGCAGCGACAGCCGTCAGGGGCAGGGCGACGGCTTCGGCGACCCCGACGAGGAGACGGCCGTCCTCAACGACGTGAACCTCCTGCTGCACATCTCGGAGGACCATTCGCACGCCGAGGTCGTGAGCTTCCCGCGCGACATGCTCATCGACATCCCCACGGGATGCACCGACCCGGATTCCGGCGAGGAACTGTGGGAGCAGTACGGCGTGAAGATCAACTCGGTGCTCGACTACGGCGGCATGCCGTGCGTGGTCAAGACGGTCGAGAACCTGACCGGGCTCACCATCCCGTTCGCCGGCACGGTGCAGTTCATGGGCGCCGCGGCGATCTCCGAAGCCGTCGGCGGCGTCGAGGTGTGCGTCGCCGAACCCATCGAGGACGTGCACACCGACCTCTTCCTCGAAGCCGGCACGCACGAGCTCGCGGGCCTCGAGGCGCTCCAGTTCCTCCGCACCCGGTACGGCGTCGGCGACGGCTCCGACCTCGGGCGCATCTCGAACCAGCAGGTGTTCATGTCGGCGCTCGCGCGCGAGCTGCAGTCCGACGGCACGTTGACCGATCCGCTCAAGCTGTACTCGATCGCCAAGGCCGCGCTCGACAACATGCAGCTCTCGTCGACCCTCGGCGACCCCACCAAGCTGGTCTCGATCGCGAAGGCTGCGACGGACATCGACCTCGCGAAGATCGCCTTCGTCCAGTACCCGACGGGGTACGTCGACGACTTCGCGGCGGTCGTGCCGACCGAGGCCGCCGAGGCGATCAACCTGGCCCTCCAGGAGGACCGGCCGATGCTCCTCGACCCGACCGCGAACGCCGACAAGGACTTCGCCTCGGCGGGGACCTCCGAGCCGACCGAGGCGCCGGCCGAGCCGGCCGAACCCGAACCGTCGACGGATGCCTCGGCCGAACCCACCGAGTCCGCTGCACCCGAACCCACCGCGGAGGCCCTCTCCGGCGAGGTCTCCGGGCAGACGGCCGCCGAGACGCGGTGCTCGGCGGGCCGCACGCTGGCCGACCAGTAGACCGGCCGCACGGCCGGCGTCGCCGCCGAATCGTCTTTCGGCGCGATGCCGGTTATGATGGCAGTCGCGTTCGCCTTCGGGTGTTCGCGAGGAGACGTCGCATAGTCCGGTCGAGTGCACCACCCTGCTAAGGTGGAGTCCCCGTAAGGGGACCGCGGGTTCAAATCCCGCCGTCTCCGCTCGATGAATGCCTTCGGGTATCCGGGGGATCGTGTCTGGCGTGAGGTCGTCCGCCGGGTCGATCGCCGAGTTCATGCGCAACTGTCGCGTGTCCTCTTCCGCCACTACTTCGCACGGGCGGTCGGCGCGGGGGACTATGCTCCAATCTGTTCCATCGAAACAGGGGGAGTTTCACTATGCGACGTATCACCATGCCCGCCGCGCTGGTCTTCGCCGGTGCGCTCGCGCTCACGGGTTGCGCGAGCGGCGGCGACAGCACCGCGTCAGGGGAGGAGAGCTGTGCGACCGCCGCGGCCGAGGTGCGCGACATCTCGAACGGCGTCCAGAACAACATCGCCGCGCCGTCATCGCTCGCGGGCCTCCAGGAGTACCTGGCCGAGGCCTCGGAGCGGACCGACGCGCTGATCGAAGACGCGGGCGACGATGACGCGCTCATCGACGCACTGGGCGGGTTCCAGACGGCGTTGAACGAGGTGTCGACGTACGCCGACGGCCTCGAGGAGGTCCCCTCCGAGGAGGATCCCTCGGCCATGACCATCGAACAGGACCCCGACCAGCTCGCCGCGCAGCAGGCCGCGGTGCAGGAGGCCTCGGCCGAGGTCTCCGCGTCCTGCGAATCCGACCCCGACTCCGAGTAGGAACCGGTCCGGGCGCAGCACCCGACGAGGGCCGGGGCGCGACGAGGTCGCGCCCCGGCCGCTCGCGCTCAGCCCGCCTTCTTGGCGGCTCGCCGCTTCGCAGCAGGCTTCTCGTCGGCCGACTCGGCCGAGTCGGACTTCGCCTTCGAACCCGACCCCTTCGCCGCGCCCTTCGTGGCAGACGACGCCGACGCCGCCGACGACGACTTCGACGCCGACGCCGACGCCGACGCCGATGGCGCCGAGGCATCCGTCCCGCCCCCGCGCTTGGCCGCGATCGACTGCCGCAGCGCCTCCATGAGGTCGATGACCTCGCCGCCGGCCTCCTCCTCGGGTGCGCCGAACGTCGCCGCGGTGTCGAGCGCGTCGCCCTGTTCGAGCTTCGCCTCGATGAGGGTGCGCAGGTCTCGCTGGTACTCGTCCACGTACTGGTCGGGCTCGAAGTCGTTCGCGAGGCTCTCGATGAGCTGCTTCGACAGGTCGAGCTCGCCCTTGGTGATCTTCACCGGCTCCTCGAGCGCGGGGAACGCCGCCGCGCGCACCTCGTCGCTCCAGAGCAGCGTCTGCACCATGAGCACGTCGCCGTGCACGCGGAGCGCGGCCAGCCGGGTCTTCTGGCGCAGCGACATCCGCACGATCGCGGTCCGATCGGTCGAGTCGAGCGCCTCGCGAAGCAGCACGTACGCCTTGTTCGACGCCGAATCGGGTTCGAGGTAGTAGCTGCGGTCGTACATGATCGGGTCGACCTGATCGGTCGGCACGAACTCGACGACCTCGATCTCGCGGCTGCGTTCGGCGGGCAGCGACTTGAGGTCCTCGTCGGTGATGATGACCGTGCGTTCGCCGTCGTCGTACGCCTTGTCGATGTTCTGGTACGGCACGATCTCGCCGTCGATCTCGCACACGCGCTGGTAGCGGATGCGTCCGCCGTCCGCGTCGTGCACCTGGTGCAGGGACACGTCGTGGTCCTCGGTGGCGCTGTACAGCTTGACGGGCACGTTGACGAGGCCGAACGTGACCGCCCCCTTCCACACGGCTCGCATGCCCCCAGTACACACCCGCACGCGCGCGAGCGGTACCCCCGCGACATCCGCTTCGCATACCCATCGGCAGCCCGGACGGGCAGGATGGGGGCATGGCGCAGGGTCCCGCCCAGGTGGTCGACGTCGACGGACGTCGCGTCCGCCTGACCAGCCTCGACAAGGTCATGTACCCCGAGACCGGCATGACCAAGGGCGAGGTGATCGCCTACTACGCCGAGATCGCGCCCGTGATGCTGCCGCACCTGGCGGGTCGCCCGATCACGCGCAAGCGGTGGGTGAACGGGGTGGGCACCCCGCGGCATCCGCTCGATGCGTTCTTCGAGAAGCACCTCGAGGAGCATGCGCCCGACTGGATCCACCGCGAGGTGCAGCACCATTCCGACGGCGACAAGACGTACCCGGTCGCCGACAGCCGGGCGACGCTCGTGTGGCTCGCGCAGATGGGCGCGCTCGAGTTGCACGTCCCGCAGTGGCGATTCGAGCGGGTGGCGGCCGGCGCCACGAGCCGAGCGGATGCCGCGGGCCCGGCGAACCCGGACCGCATGGTGTTCGACCTCGACCCCGGGGAGGGCGTCGGGCTGCCCGAGTGCGCCGAGGTCGCGCGCCTCGTCCGCGGCCTGCTCGACCCGATCGGACTCGAACCGGTGCCGGTCACGAGCGGAAGCAAGGGCCTCCACCTGTACGCAGCGCTCGACGGCCGTCAGAGCTCCGACCAGGTCTCGGCCGTGGCGCACGAGGTCGCCCGGGCGCTCGAGGCCGACCATCCCGACCTCATCGTCTCGAGCATGCGCAAGAGCATCCGGGGCGGGCGCGTGCTCATCGACTGGAGCCAGAACAACGGCAGGAAGACCACGATCGCGCCGTACTCGCTGCGCGGCCGGTTCCGCCCGACCGTCGCGGCGCCGCGGACCTGGGCCGAACTCGACGACCCGGGCCTGCGCCACCTCGAGGCCGGCGAGGTGCTGGCGAAGCTCGCCGAACGCGCCGACCCGATGCTCGCCGTGACGCACGCGTCGGCCGACGGCCCGCTGCGCACCTACCTGTCGATGCGCTCGGCGGATGCCACGCCCGAGCCCATGCCCGACTCGACCTGGGGGGTCCCGAACGACGGCGACCCGCGTTTCGTGATCCAGGAGCACCACGCCCGCAGGCTGCACTTCGACCTGCGGCTGGAGCGCGACGGCGTGCTGCGCAGTTGGGCGGTGCCGAAGGGCGTGCCCGAGTCGCCGGGCACGAACCACCTCGCGGTGCAGACCGAGGACCACCCGATGGAGTACCTCGGTTTCGCGGGCACGATCCCCGAGGGCCAGTACGGCGCCGGGTCGATGACCGTGTGGGACACCGGAACATACGAGACCGAGAAGTGGCGCGCCGACGAGGTCATCGTCACGCTGCACGGTCGCGTCGGCGGCCCGCTCGGCCGCGTGCGGGTCGCGCTCATCCGCACGCAGGGCGAGGGTGAGAAGAGCCAGTGGCTCCTGCACCGCATGAAGTCCCAGCGTCCGGCCGTCGACCCGGATGCGATGGCGGATGCCGCGCCGCGGCCGGTCGCGCAGGCCCCCTCGCGCACGGCGACGAGGACCGGAACGGATGCCGCGCGGCAGCCGTCCGCGTTCCCGAAGCCGATGCTCGCGGCCGCCGGAACCCCGGGGCTCGTCGCCGGCGACGAGTGGGCGATCGAATGGAAGTGGGACGGCGTGCGCGTCATCGCGCGCGTCGAGGACGGCGCGGTGCGCCTTGTCACCCGGACGGGCCTGGACCGTTCGAAGACGTACCCGGAACTGGCGGCGCTCGCCGCGGCGGTGCGCGCGGACGCGGTCCTCGACGGCGAGGTCGTCGCACTCGACGAGCACGGCCGGCCGGACTTCGGGCTGCTCCAACAGCGCATGAACCTCGAGCGTCCGCGTGAGATCGCCGCGGCCGCGGCATCCGTCCCGGTCGGGCTGCGCCTGTTCGACGTGCTCGAGATCGCCGGGGTCCCGACGATCGGCGAACCGTACGACCAGCGTCGCGAACGGCTCGAACGGATGCTGCGACCGGGGGTCGACGCGCCCGTCGAGGTGTCGCCGCGGGTCGACCTCGGCGCCGATGCGGCGCTCGAGCGGGCGAGGGCCGACGGACTCGAGGGCATCGTCGCGAAGCGACGCTCCTCGCCGTACCGACCGGGGGTCCGCAGCGACGACTGGGTCAAGATCAAGGTCGCGCGCACCCAGGAGGTGGTGATCGGCGGCTACCGGCCGGGCGTCGGCACCCGTGCCGGCCGGATCCGTTCGCTCCTCGTCGGCGTGCCGACATCCGCCGGCCTGCGCTATGCCGGGCGGGTCGGGTCGGGCCTGCGCGAGCGCGACGCGGAACGCCTGCTCGCACGGCTCGACGCGATCGCCATGGTCGAGTCCCCGTTCCTCGAGGTGCCCGAGACGGATGCCGCCGATGCCGTCTGGGTCGAACCCGAGATCGTCGGCGAGATCGAGTTCGGGGAGTGGACGCGGACGGGGGTGGCGCGCCATCCGCGCTGGCGGGGGCTGCGGCCCGACAAGCGCCCCGACGAGGTGGTCGAGGAGCGGTGACGCCTGCGACGCGCCCGACCAACCGGCTCGATTGGCGCGTGCGGTCCGACTGGGTTAGAGTAACGGGGTTGCCCGATGAACCACGAGGTCCCGGGCGGCATCCCATGCGCCCGTAGCTCAATGGATAGAGCATCTGACTACGGATCAGAAGGTTGGGGGTTCGAGTCCCTCCGGGCGCGCAGAAGGAAGCGGTTCGCAGCATGCGAGCCGCTTTCGTCGTCTCCGGGGTCGATCCGGGCTCGTCGTCCCCGGCCGAGCCGCCACCCGGCCCTTGCCCTCCCGTGGTCACCGTGCCAGCCTGCCGGGAGGGGCGGAGGGGACGCGCATGGCGAAGACGTATCCGGACATCAGCGACCACGGCCTGATCGGCGACCTGCAGACTGCCGCCCTCGTCTCGACCGACGGCACGATCGACTGGTTCTGCTGCCCGCGATTCGACTCGCCGAGCGTGTTCGGTTCGCTGCTCGATCCCGAGCGGGGCGGGTTCTTCCGCGTCCGGCCGATCGGCGCCGAGTACGTCACCCGCCAGCTCTACCTGCCGGACACGGCGATCCTCATCACCAGGTTCCTCACCGATGCCGGAGTCGGCGAGGTGATCGACTTCATGCCCGTCGCCGACGGGGTCGAGACGGATCGGCACGCGATCGTGCGCATGGTACGCGTCGTGCGCGGCGAGATGACCTTCGAGGGCGAGATCCAGCCGCGGTTCGACTACGGGCGCGCGCCGCACCGGCTCGTCCGTTCCGGGGTGGGGGCGAAGTTCGTCTCGGACGACCTGACCATCACCCTGCACCGCGTGGGCGAGCCCGTCGTCCACGACGACGAGCGTGCGGCGCGGGTCGAGGTGGTCGGCGAGGGGGTGCGGGTCTCGATCACGCTGCGAGCGGGCGAGCTGACCGGGGTGATGCTCGAATCGGGGGATGTCGAGGCTCGCCAGATCTCGGAGGACGAACTCGTCGAGACGTTCCTCGCGACCAGGCGGTACTGGCGGGGATGGGTGGACCGGTCGACGTACACCGGGCGGTGGCGGGAGATGGTGACCCGGTCGGCCATCACCCTCAAGCTGATGACCTACGCCCCCACGGGCGCGCTCATCGCGGCGCCCACCGCGAGCCTGCCCGAGCAGGTCGGCGGTGGCCGCAACTGGGACTACCGCTACACGTGGGTGCGCGACGCCTCGTTCTCGGTGTACGCGCTGCTCAGCCTCGGGTACGACCGCGAGGCCGAGGCGTTCGTCGGCTGGCTGCTCGACCGCATCCACGAACAGCCCGGAGGCGAGGGCGGGCCGCTTCGGATCATGTACCGGGTCGACGGTTCAGCCGACCTCGACGAGGCGGAGCTCGAGCATCTCGCCGGGTACCGCGGGTCGCAGCCGGTCCGCGTCGGCAACGGCGCCTCGGGGCAACTGCAGCTCGACATCTACGGCGAGGCGATGGACTCGATCCGGCTGGCCGACACGCACGGCGTCGAGCTCTCGCACGCCGGGTGGGTGAAGGTCCGATCGATGCTCGACTGGCTCTGCGACCACTGGGACACCCCGGAGGAGGGCATCTGGGAGACCCGCGGCGGGCCGCAGCGGTTCACCTACGGCAGGTTCATGTCGTGGGTCGCGCTCGACCGCGGCATCCGTCTCGCCGAGGCGCACGGCAGGCCGTCCTCGTTCACGAGGTGGATGCACGAACGCGACCGCATCTACGAGCGGATCATGGAGGTCGGATTCGACCCCGAACGCGGTGCGTTCGTCCAGCACGAGGGAAGCGACGTGCTCGACGCCTCCCTGCTGCGGATGCCGCTGCTCGGCTTCGTGACGCCCAACGATCCGATGTGGCACTCGACGCTCGACGCGATCGACGAGCAACTCGTCTCCGACAGCCTCGTCTACCGCTACGACCCCGAGGCCGCTCCCGACGGGCTCGCCGGCGGCGAGGGGACCTTCACGCTCTGCTCGTTCTGGTACGTCGACGCGCTCGCCCGGTCGGGGCGACTCGACGAGGCGCGCCTCGTGTTCGAGAAGATGCTGACCTACGCCAACCACCTCGGCCTGTACGCCGAGGAGATCGGCCTCACTGGCGAGCAGCTCGGGAACTTCCCGCAGGCGTTCAGCCACCTCGCACTCATCAACGCGGCCGTGAACCTCGACTACCAGCTCGACCACGGGTCGGGCGACGTCGGGCCGGTGCTCCGTCGCCGGCGCATCGACTGAGGGCCGGCGGGCCGGCGCGGTTCGCTCGCCCGTCGTCCGTCGCCCGTTCGCCGTTCGCCGTTCGCCCGTTCAGGATGCCGGTGGCGACACGCCGTACGTCGGGCGGTCCGGCACGGCGTGTCGGGCTGATCGTCCTGAATGGCGTGGCGTGGCGTGGCGAGCTGGCCGAACGGCGAGCCCCGGCTGGCTGGGAATTCCCTCGGGATATCGGCCTTCGACGTCGACCGGAGTTCAGCCGGGTGTCGCCCTCCGGATACGCTCGGAGACCTGATTCCCGCGGAACGAGGGGTCGGCAGATGACGGATGAACGGGGCGCCAGACGCGTGTCGGCGCGGTTCGTCCACCATGCGAGCGCGGCCGCGGCGATGGTCGCGATCGCGGCGGCAGTCGCGGTGGCCGTCGGGAACCTGTTCGTGCACATGGCCCACAGCGCCGCGCACGCCGCCGGCATCGCGCATCCGCACTTCGACCTCGTGTCCGTGTCGGTGGCGGTCGTGTTCGCGGTGGCGTCGCTGACCGCGCTCACGCTCGCCACGGTCGGAAGCGGCCGCCGCGGCGGCAGGTGCCGGATCGCGTGGGTGTCGCCGGGCCTCGGCGCGATCGCGAACGCGTCGGTGTGGGCGACGATCGCCGCGCTCGCCGTGGTGAGCGCGGCCGAGGCCTTCGCCCCGTTGCCGGGTGGCCACCTCGCGGCGTGCGCGGTGCTCGCCGGAGGGCTCGGCGCGGTCACCGGAATCGTGCATCGGCGCGCGCACCACCAGCCGATATACCGGTCGTTCAACCTCGTCGCGATGCTCCTCGCCGCGGGTGCGCTCGCGAGCATGAGCCTGACCCGGACCGGGGCGTGGTGGGCGCTGAACTTCAGCACCCTCGGCACCTCGGACGACGTCGCCGCGACCTGGTTCAACGCGGGTCTCGTGTTCTCCGGTGCGGGCATGGCCGTGATGGCCGGCCCCCTCTCCCGCGGACTCGCCCGACCCGAGCACCGTGCGCGCCGCGCCGCGCCGGCCGTGGTCCAGACGCTGATCGGGGTGATCGGCATCTCGCTTGCCGGGGTCGGCCTCGTGCCGATCGACGCCGACGAAGTCGTGCACAACGTGTTCGCGAGCGCCGCGGGCGCGGCGTTCTTCGTGCTGGCGGCGGGCACCCCGTGGATGGTCGAGCGGATGCCGCGGCGCCTCAGGGCGGCATCGTTCGCGTCGCTCGGGCTCGAGGCCGCGGCGTGGATCGCCTACGACCGACTCGGGTGGGCGTCGCTGACCGTGTTCGAGGTGGTCGCGTTCGCGCTCGTGTTCGTCTGGCTGATCACCCTCGTCGTCACGACGCACCCGGAGCGCGAACCGTCGCTCGGAGCCGCTGCCGAGGCGATCCGGGCAGGAGGGGTTGTGCTCGGCCCGGCGATCCGCGAGCGTGTCCGTACGGCGACGGTGCCCGTGATGCCGCTCGCGGGCGGTGCCCCGGGAATGGCGCCGCGGCTGGTGCGTTCCAGTTAGACACGGGTCTTCGGACCGGAAGGGGGTCGACGTGACCGACGACGAGGTCGAGATCGTGCGCGATGACGAGGCGCGACGCTACCGGTTGCTGCTCGGCGGCGCGGAGGCGGGTCGTGCGGAGTTCCGGTTGCGGGAGGGCAGCATCGTGTTCACCCACACGATCATCGATCCGGCGTTCGAGGGTCGGGGATTGGGCTCGCGGCTTGCGCGGTTCGTGATCGAGGACGCGATCTCCCGCGGCGAGCGCATCGTTCCGCGCTGTCCGTTCATCCGCGGGTGGCTGCTCAAGCACCCCGGCTACGAGGACGCGATCGAGTGGCCGGAGCGGCGTGCCGTGGGCGGGGCCTGACGTCCGAGGGGATCCTCCGGTTCGTGACCCCCGCTCGGGGGCGCTGCGACCGCCGCATGCGCGGCGATAGAATTCCTCAAAGCCCGAGTCGGGGCCCGACCCGACCATTCGCCGTGCAGCGGTGATCGCGACCTGATGTCCCAAGCGGTCGCTCGGGAGGTGGCTCGCCGAGCTCAGTTCGGGTCGCTCGGCGGGGAGGGCCTCCCCGTGAGGCCGCGGTGGGGCGGGAGGTAGGGTTCCCGTCCCACCGTCTTCATGTCAGTCGGCGTGTGCCTGCTGCGCTTCGCGCAACCGATCGCACAGGGCCGTGAGCTTGCGCAGTTCGTCGTCGTCGAGCGCGGTGCCGACGTGCTGCGTGATGCCCTGCATGTGGTGGATGGCCGCGCGCCGGAACTCCTGGTAGCCGGTCGAGGTGAGCTCGACGATCGTTCCGCGCCCGTCGAGCGGGTCGTCGACCTTCTCGACCCATCCTCGGCCGACGAGGCGGTCGACCAGCCGGCTGACGCTCGGCTGGGAGATGAGCACGTGCCGGTTGAGGTCCTTGAGCCGGAGGCGACGGGATGGCGCCCGGCTGATGTTGAAGAGCACGTCGTACTCGTTCAGCGACATGACCTCGGTCGGGAACTCGGCCGAGAGCTCCCGCATCACCGCGACCTGGGCGCGGAACAGCGCCTCCCACGCCGCCACGGCTATCGTGCGATCCGCCACGCGCGGGCTCCCTTCGTCGGAGCGGCGAGCGCGTCCCGCCGCGCATCCAGATTAGGCAACGCCGGGGCTCGGGTGCGGGTGAGGCGCGAACGAGTCGTCGGAACGGATCCGGCGGCGGAATCGGTTGAGGGCCGGTCGTAGAGGCTGACGACCGGCCCTCGCCCTTGCACCAAGAGTGTCCTGCAATCACATTCCGCACCGGCCGCCACAGCAAACAGCCGGTGCACGATCAATATATAACAGATCGGTAACGGAGCGCTAGGGGGATGTGCCCCGAATGCGGGGCGCGATCTCCAGATTCTGGCACACTCGCGCATCGAGCGTGCGGCGCCGCCCGAGCGAGTGTGGAGAATCCGCGGTCAGAAGACGTCGGGGCTCGGCGTGGAGGCCTGGCGGATCGACACGTCGGCGTGGCGGTCGAATCGGTAACCGACGCCGCGCACCGTGCGGACGATGTCCTGGTAGTGCGCGAGCTTCGAGCGGAGGCGCCTCACGTGCACGTCGATCGTGCGCTCGTTCGGGATGTCGTCATCGCCGGCCCACAGGCCGTCGATGAGTTCGTGGCGTTCGATCGTCCGGCCCTCGCGGAGGACCAGGAACTGCAGGAGCTCGAACTCCTTGTAGGTCAGGCCGGCGGGCTCGCCGTCGAGCAGCACCCGCTTGCGGGAGATGTCGATGATGACGCCGTCGGGGTGGCGGTCCGCGTCGGCGGCGAGTTCGCCCTCTTCCCGCTGCCTCGCGAGCGCGGAGGGGTCCTGGAGTGCGAGGCGGACCACGTCCACGTCGCGACCGCCGGCACCCTCGGGTGCCAGGGCGACGGCGGCGTAGGTCTCCGCGGAGGGGGACAGCTCGGAGGTCAGGGTGCGGAGCGCCTCGACGATGCGGTGGAGGTTGGTGCCGTCGGCCGCGGCCTTCGCCTCGTCGATTCCGACGTACAGCACGAAGCCTCGGGCCTCGGTGCCCTCGGGCACGGCACGCAGCCGAGGCGCTGACGGAGCGGGCACTGACGGAGAGGCAGCGGACGCCGACGGGGCGTGCGCGGGCGACGCCTGAGCGGGCCCGGCCGGGCGGACGGCGGCCGGGTGGGAGGTGCGGGCGGGAGCAAGAGCGATGGACATGGCGGATCCTCATGGTGACGATGCGTCGGCGGCCCCCTCGTCGGAGCCTTGAGCGATGGCCCGTTCGGGCCGGGGGAACCCGGTGCGACGTGCATCGGGTTCGACGGGAGCCGTACCGGTCGGGATCGGACCGGTCGCGGAACTCGGCGGGGGATCGCTGGTCAGCGGCACATTCGACAGCACATGCGCGCACGCCCCGGCATCATCGCGCCGGCAGTCCACTGAGCCTCGAGGGCGGTCAGGGGGCGTGCGGTGTCAGTCATGGGCGAAAGTCAAACCCAGGGCCCCGGATGTGTCAAACGGTGACCGCCCGATGACCGTGCGTGACGTCGAACGCGGTGCACCGGGCGCGCACCCGGCCGACGAGGTCCGGTGACAAGGGAGGCTGAGTCGCAAGATTCTTCGACCTGGAGCGAATCGATCGAATCTTCGCAAATCACCGCCGCGTCGGCGTGTCACACGGTGCAAGATCCTGCGAGGCCGGTCCGTGGGTACCACGGTTCCGCGTCGCCGATCGGCATGTGACGCGGCGAACGAGCCCGCCTCAGACCGTGCCGTACAACCGGTCGCCCGCGTCACCCAGCCCGGGAACGATGAATCCGTGCTCGTTCAGCCGCTCGTCGACCGCCCCCAGCACGACCGTCACGTTTCGCCCCTCCATCGCCGATTCGACCGCGCGAAGCCCCTCGGGCGCCGCGAGGATGCAGATCGCCGTGACATCCGTCGCGCCGCGCTTCAGGAGGAACTCGATCGCGGCCACGAGCGAGCCGCCCGTCGCGAGCATCGGGTCGAGCACGAAGCACTGCCGGCCCGACAGGTCGTCCGGAAGCCGCTCGGCGTACGTCGTCGGCTCCAGCGTCTCCTCGTTGCGGGCCATCCCGAGGAAGCCGACCTCGGCGGAGGGCAGCAGCTTGGTCATGCCCTCGAGCATTCCCAGCCCGGCGCGCAGGATCGGCACGATGAGCGGCTTGGGTTCGGCGATGCGAACCCCCGTCATGGGCGCGACCGGCGTGACGATGTCGACCGGCTCGACGCGGACGTCGCGCGTGCCCTCGTACGCCAGCAGCGTCATGAGCTCCTCGACCAGCGACCGGAAGACCGGTGACGGCGTGGACTCATCGCGCAGCACGGTGAGCTTGTGCGTGATCAGCGGGTGGTCGGCGACGTGGACTCGCATAGGCTCGAGTCTAGTTGCGGGGGTTCCGCCGATGAGAAGGGGCGAACGGATGCCGGTGCACCGCCCTGAGCACATCGAGTGGATGTCCCGCGCGCTCGCCGAGGCATCCGCTGCCCTCGCCACCGGCGACGTCCCCGTCGGCGCGGTCGTCGTGCGCGACGGCGAGATCGTCGCGACCGGGCGCAACGAACGCGAGCGCCTCGGCGACCCGACCGCGCACGCCGAGCTCCTCGCGATCCGCGAGGCGGCCCGCGCGATCGGGGACCGCCACCTGGTCGACTGCACCCTCGTGGTCACGCTCGAGCCGTGCGTGATGTGCGCGGGCGCGATCCTCGCCGCACGCGTGCCGACCGTCGTGTTCGGCGCCTGGGACGAGAAGGCCGGTGCCGCCGGGTCGGTCTACGACGTGCTGCG comes from the Agromyces marinus genome and includes:
- a CDS encoding GNAT family N-acetyltransferase, with the protein product MTDDEVEIVRDDEARRYRLLLGGAEAGRAEFRLREGSIVFTHTIIDPAFEGRGLGSRLARFVIEDAISRGERIVPRCPFIRGWLLKHPGYEDAIEWPERRAVGGA
- the upp gene encoding uracil phosphoribosyltransferase; its protein translation is MRVHVADHPLITHKLTVLRDESTPSPVFRSLVEELMTLLAYEGTRDVRVEPVDIVTPVAPMTGVRIAEPKPLIVPILRAGLGMLEGMTKLLPSAEVGFLGMARNEETLEPTTYAERLPDDLSGRQCFVLDPMLATGGSLVAAIEFLLKRGATDVTAICILAAPEGLRAVESAMEGRNVTVVLGAVDERLNEHGFIVPGLGDAGDRLYGTV
- a CDS encoding DUF998 domain-containing protein, which gives rise to MTDERGARRVSARFVHHASAAAAMVAIAAAVAVAVGNLFVHMAHSAAHAAGIAHPHFDLVSVSVAVVFAVASLTALTLATVGSGRRGGRCRIAWVSPGLGAIANASVWATIAALAVVSAAEAFAPLPGGHLAACAVLAGGLGAVTGIVHRRAHHQPIYRSFNLVAMLLAAGALASMSLTRTGAWWALNFSTLGTSDDVAATWFNAGLVFSGAGMAVMAGPLSRGLARPEHRARRAAPAVVQTLIGVIGISLAGVGLVPIDADEVVHNVFASAAGAAFFVLAAGTPWMVERMPRRLRAASFASLGLEAAAWIAYDRLGWASLTVFEVVAFALVFVWLITLVVTTHPEREPSLGAAAEAIRAGGVVLGPAIRERVRTATVPVMPLAGGAPGMAPRLVRSS
- the tadA gene encoding tRNA adenosine(34) deaminase TadA codes for the protein MPVHRPEHIEWMSRALAEASAALATGDVPVGAVVVRDGEIVATGRNERERLGDPTAHAELLAIREAARAIGDRHLVDCTLVVTLEPCVMCAGAILAARVPTVVFGAWDEKAGAAGSVYDVLRDRRLNHRAEVVAGVEADAASRLLLDFFEDPARRPRPA
- a CDS encoding winged helix-turn-helix domain-containing protein produces the protein MSIALAPARTSHPAAVRPAGPAQASPAHAPSASAASPSVPAPSAPRLRAVPEGTEARGFVLYVGIDEAKAAADGTNLHRIVEALRTLTSELSPSAETYAAVALAPEGAGGRDVDVVRLALQDPSALARQREEGELAADADRHPDGVIIDISRKRVLLDGEPAGLTYKEFELLQFLVLREGRTIERHELIDGLWAGDDDIPNERTIDVHVRRLRSKLAHYQDIVRTVRGVGYRFDRHADVSIRQASTPSPDVF
- a CDS encoding MarR family winged helix-turn-helix transcriptional regulator: MADRTIAVAAWEALFRAQVAVMRELSAEFPTEVMSLNEYDVLFNISRAPSRRLRLKDLNRHVLISQPSVSRLVDRLVGRGWVEKVDDPLDGRGTIVELTSTGYQEFRRAAIHHMQGITQHVGTALDDDELRKLTALCDRLREAQQAHAD
- a CDS encoding glycoside hydrolase family 15 protein; its protein translation is MAKTYPDISDHGLIGDLQTAALVSTDGTIDWFCCPRFDSPSVFGSLLDPERGGFFRVRPIGAEYVTRQLYLPDTAILITRFLTDAGVGEVIDFMPVADGVETDRHAIVRMVRVVRGEMTFEGEIQPRFDYGRAPHRLVRSGVGAKFVSDDLTITLHRVGEPVVHDDERAARVEVVGEGVRVSITLRAGELTGVMLESGDVEARQISEDELVETFLATRRYWRGWVDRSTYTGRWREMVTRSAITLKLMTYAPTGALIAAPTASLPEQVGGGRNWDYRYTWVRDASFSVYALLSLGYDREAEAFVGWLLDRIHEQPGGEGGPLRIMYRVDGSADLDEAELEHLAGYRGSQPVRVGNGASGQLQLDIYGEAMDSIRLADTHGVELSHAGWVKVRSMLDWLCDHWDTPEEGIWETRGGPQRFTYGRFMSWVALDRGIRLAEAHGRPSSFTRWMHERDRIYERIMEVGFDPERGAFVQHEGSDVLDASLLRMPLLGFVTPNDPMWHSTLDAIDEQLVSDSLVYRYDPEAAPDGLAGGEGTFTLCSFWYVDALARSGRLDEARLVFEKMLTYANHLGLYAEEIGLTGEQLGNFPQAFSHLALINAAVNLDYQLDHGSGDVGPVLRRRRID